One genomic region from Tigriopus californicus strain San Diego chromosome 4, Tcal_SD_v2.1, whole genome shotgun sequence encodes:
- the LOC131879727 gene encoding ankyrin repeat domain-containing protein 39-like, whose amino-acid sequence MAKDDPQGCCQHVTAGSSTTQTLFEMEFERGIWMAAIENNLPKLNEMIVKDKSCVNARDSSDYTALHYAARAGFLEIMTALLDNGANPNAQTASGKVTPLHRAAYMGHIEAIKLLTRYEADPNLRDSDGKNALHKSCERNTKNAVECFHYLADNYPELRNAKDCKGRGCCKPAV is encoded by the exons atggccaaggacGACCCCCAAGGTTGTTGCCAGCACGTCACTGCAGGATCATCCACAACTCAGACCCTCTTCGAAATGGAATTCGAGCGGGGCATTTGGATGGCGGCCATAGAAAACAATCTGCCAAAGTTGAATGAGATGATTGTCAAGGACAAAAGCTGTGTTAACGCTAGAGATTCGTCGGACTATACAGCCTTGCACTATGCGGCTAGGGCCGGTTTCTTGGAAATCATGACGGCCTTGCTTGACAATGGAGCAAACCCCAATGCACAAACAGCTTCCGGCAAAGTTACCCCCTTGCATAGAGCGGCATACATGGGACACATTGAAGCCATCAAACTATTGACTA GGTACGAAGCTGATCCAAATTTGAGAGATTCTGACGGCAAAAATGCTCTCCATAAATCGTGCGAAAGGAATACAAAAAATGCTGTGGAATGCTTTCATTATTTGGCTGATAATTACCCAGAGCTAAGGAACGCAAAAGACTGCAAAG